From Mobula birostris isolate sMobBir1 chromosome 8, sMobBir1.hap1, whole genome shotgun sequence, the proteins below share one genomic window:
- the snrnp27 gene encoding U4/U6.U5 small nuclear ribonucleoprotein 27 kDa protein has product MGRSRSRSPRRERRRSRSTSRERERARRRERSRSRERDRERRRSRSRSPHRRRSRSPRRHRSSSASPSRQKDQETKEHEISEADMEGKTEEEIEMLKVMGFGAFDTSKGKKVEGSVNAYAVNVQQKRKYRQYMNRKGGFNRPLDFIA; this is encoded by the exons ATGGGTCGGAGTCGGAGCAGGTCGCCGCGGAGGG AGCGTCGTCGGTCAAGGTCAACatccagagaaagagagagagccagGCGGCGTGAGCGATCCAGATCAAGGGAACGAGATAGAGAGCGCAGAAGGAGTCGTTCAAGATCACCTCACAGAAGGCGCTCAAG GTCTCCACGGCGGCATAGGTCAAGTTCAGCATCTCCTTCAAGGCAGAAAGATCAGGAAACAAAAGAACATGAGATTTCAG AAGCAGATATGGAGGGGAAAACAGAGGAAGAGATTGAAATGTTAAAGGTGATGGGATTTGGTGCTTTTGACACTTCAAAG ggaaagaaagtggagggtTCGGTTAATGCTTATGCCGTCAACGTACAGCAGAAAAGGAAATATCG gCAGTACATGAACAGGAAAGGTGGATTTAACAGACCTCTGGATTTCATTGCATAA